One stretch of Akkermansia massiliensis DNA includes these proteins:
- a CDS encoding MFS transporter, with translation MNPSPHTPGNAGKVPWGAFWRLVLIQAQNSFNEKGAQFLLIPLGVWLYGTQGDLEYPLGAIIVLPFILFSPFVGWLSDRFCKARIIQSMALLQICVLAGMYWSLRTHNLDGAILWFCVFAVQATIFSPSKKGIVKDIVGTSRMGFASGIVEMASILSLLIGQIGVFVWFRYLLEPSTDTVWHHWLGEGFFQWFDAWLKPSGLNDGWYAASFPCLVFLLMAVPVAISSFYLPRYAPEGFRPFSWSLFYEHFHQLGKLWKNRNLRVSEMGIGYFWFFGGTIMLMTIQMAKEISGGSDDFSSVGAVLMAWMSGGTVLGGILASLICRRHIRMNVSVAGGALMALSCVALSTVSMTSTVFYALLMAAGISAALFLVPLNAFFQDRADNDKRGDMIAAGNLVDCVLGLMAVGFQYAMMLVIPPSWQFVVMGILSLGMAWVIFRFSRVAPGAR, from the coding sequence ATGAACCCCAGCCCCCATACGCCCGGAAACGCCGGCAAGGTTCCATGGGGAGCCTTCTGGCGACTCGTGCTGATCCAGGCGCAGAATTCCTTTAATGAAAAGGGGGCGCAATTCCTGCTCATTCCCCTGGGCGTCTGGCTGTACGGCACGCAGGGAGACCTGGAATACCCGCTTGGGGCCATCATCGTGCTGCCCTTCATCCTGTTTTCCCCGTTCGTCGGCTGGCTCTCGGACCGTTTCTGCAAGGCGCGCATCATCCAGTCCATGGCGCTGCTCCAGATCTGCGTGCTGGCGGGCATGTACTGGAGCCTGCGTACCCATAACCTGGACGGGGCCATCCTGTGGTTCTGCGTCTTTGCCGTGCAGGCCACCATCTTCAGCCCGTCCAAGAAGGGCATCGTCAAGGACATCGTGGGCACCTCCCGCATGGGGTTCGCCAGCGGCATTGTGGAAATGGCTTCCATCCTCAGCCTGCTCATCGGCCAGATCGGCGTTTTCGTCTGGTTCCGCTACCTGCTGGAGCCTTCCACGGATACCGTCTGGCACCACTGGCTGGGGGAAGGCTTCTTCCAGTGGTTTGACGCCTGGCTGAAACCCTCCGGCCTCAACGACGGCTGGTATGCCGCCTCCTTCCCCTGCCTGGTGTTCCTGCTGATGGCCGTTCCCGTGGCGATTTCCAGCTTCTACCTGCCCCGGTACGCTCCGGAGGGTTTCCGGCCCTTCTCCTGGTCCCTGTTTTACGAACACTTCCACCAACTGGGCAAGCTGTGGAAAAACCGCAACCTGCGCGTCAGCGAGATGGGCATCGGCTACTTCTGGTTCTTCGGCGGCACGATCATGCTGATGACCATCCAGATGGCCAAGGAAATCTCCGGCGGCAGCGACGATTTCAGCTCCGTGGGAGCCGTGCTGATGGCCTGGATGAGCGGAGGAACCGTGCTGGGGGGCATCCTGGCCTCCCTGATCTGCCGCCGCCACATCCGGATGAACGTCTCCGTGGCGGGAGGCGCGCTGATGGCGCTGAGCTGCGTGGCCCTCTCTACGGTCTCCATGACTTCCACGGTCTTTTATGCTCTGCTGATGGCGGCGGGCATCTCCGCCGCACTGTTCCTGGTGCCGCTGAACGCCTTCTTCCAGGACCGGGCGGACAACGACAAGCGCGGGGACATGATTGCCGCCGGCAACCTGGTGGACTGCGTGCTGGGACTGATGGCCGTCGGATTCCAATACGCCATGATGCTGGTGATTCCCCCCTCCTGGCAATTCGTCGTCATGGGAATCCTGAGCCTCGGCATGGCGTGGGTGATCTTCCGTTTTTCCCGCGTGGCGCCGGGCGCAAGATAA
- a CDS encoding peptidylprolyl isomerase, with protein MKKYLTLLLCSLCALAGFTASAASTAGLKDVNIVISTTKGDIELALYPSKAPVTVANFLNLINRGYYKGISFHRVIPDFMIQGGDPTGTGMGGPGYSFEDEFSPDLKHDGPGVLSMANAGPGTNGSQFFITHVATPHLDGRHTVFGKVLKGQAIVNSIVRGDKIKDIRILDKNAAAAVLKAEAARVAQWNKALDAAK; from the coding sequence ATGAAAAAGTATCTTACCCTTCTGTTGTGTTCCCTGTGCGCCCTGGCGGGCTTCACCGCCTCTGCGGCATCCACTGCTGGCCTCAAGGACGTCAATATCGTCATCTCCACCACCAAGGGGGACATTGAACTGGCCCTTTACCCCTCCAAGGCGCCCGTCACCGTAGCCAATTTCCTGAACCTCATCAACAGGGGCTACTACAAGGGAATCTCCTTCCACCGCGTGATTCCGGACTTCATGATCCAGGGCGGCGACCCCACCGGCACGGGCATGGGAGGCCCCGGCTACAGCTTTGAAGACGAGTTTTCCCCGGACCTCAAGCATGATGGCCCCGGCGTGCTTTCCATGGCGAACGCGGGACCCGGCACCAACGGCTCCCAATTCTTCATCACCCACGTTGCCACGCCTCATCTGGACGGCCGCCATACGGTTTTCGGGAAGGTGCTGAAAGGCCAGGCCATCGTCAACTCCATCGTCCGGGGAGACAAGATCAAGGACATCCGCATTCTGGACAAGAACGCCGCGGCCGCCGTGCTGAAGGCGGAAGCCGCCCGCGTGGCCCAGTGGAACAAGGCGCTGGACGCCGCCAAATAA